The following proteins are co-located in the Phoenix dactylifera cultivar Barhee BC4 unplaced genomic scaffold, palm_55x_up_171113_PBpolish2nd_filt_p 000077F, whole genome shotgun sequence genome:
- the LOC103715099 gene encoding bifunctional protein FolD 2 gives MPHRAPATAAHGTLSYLLFLSSASMATIIDGKAIAQTIRNEIAIEVRSLFQNYNMVPGLAVVIVGMRKDSQSYVSMKRKACAEVGIRSIDLDLPEDISEADLIEKVHQLNADPDVHGILVQLPLPKHINEEKVLSEINIEKDVDGFHPLNIGKLAMKGREPLFLPCTPKGCLELLSRSGVSIKGQKAVVVGRSNIVGLPVSLLLLKADATVTIVHSHTQDPENIIREADIVIAAAGQAMMIKGDWIKPGAAVIDVGTNAVDDPSKKSGYRLVGDVDFQEASKVAGWITPVPGGVGPMTVAMLLKNTLDGAKRRIVQ, from the exons ATGCCCCACCGCGCACCTGCGACCGCTGCTCACGGAACTCTTTCttatcttctcttcctctcgtcGGCGTCAATGGCGACGATCATCGACGGCAAGGCGATCGCCCAAACCATCCGCAACGAGATCGCCATAGAAGTCCGATCCCTCTTCCAGAATTACAACATG GTGCCGGGTCTGGCGGTGGTGATCGTGGGGATGCGGAAGGACTCGCAGAGTTACGTGAGCATGAAGCGCAAGGCCTGCGCTGAGGTGGGCATCCGGTCCATCGATCTCGACCTCCCCGAGGACATCTCTGAGGCCGACCTTATCGAGAAGGTCCACCAGTTGAACGCCGATCCCGATGTCCATG GAATACTGGTTCAACTTCCATTGCCAAAACACATAAATGAAGAAAAAGTCTTAAGTGAAATCAATATTGAAAAAGATGTTGATGGATTTCATCCTCTAAATATTGGGAAACTAGCAATGAAAGGCAGAGAGCCATTATTTCTACCCTGCACTCCAAAG GGATGCCTTGAACTACTATCACGAAGTGGTGTAAGTATAAAAGGCCAAAAGGCAGTTGTAGTTGGTCGCAGCAATATTGTTGGATTACCGGTGTCCTTGCTTCTTCTGAAAGCAGATGCGACTGTGACAATTGTTCACTCCCATACTCAAGATCCTGAGAATATCATTCGTGAGGCTGATATAGTTATTGCTGCAGCTGGACAAGCAATGATG ATCAAAGGAGACTGGATAAAACCTGGAGCTGCAGTAATTGATGTTGGAACCAATGCTGTTGACGACCCAAGTAAGAAATCAGGGTATAGACTTGTTGGGGATGTGGACTTCCAAGAAGCAAGCAAGGTGGCTGGATGGATCACTCCAGTTCCTGGAGGTGTTGGTCCGATGACCGTTGCTATGTTGCTCAAGAACACTCTGGATGGTGCTAAACGTAGAATTGTGCAGTAA
- the LOC103715098 gene encoding 40S ribosomal protein S21-like, whose protein sequence is MQNEEGKMMDLYIPRKCSATNRLITAKDHASVQINIGHLDESGLYTGQFTTFALSGFIRAQGDADGALDRLWQKKKVEVRQQ, encoded by the exons ATGCAGAACGAGGAGGGCAAGATGATGGATTTGTACATCCCGAGGAAATG TTCGGCAACAAATAGACTTATCACTGCGAAGGACCATGCATCAGTCCAGATTAACATTGGACATTTGGATGAGAGTGGGCTGTACACTGGCCAGTTTACCACTTTCGCACTCAGCGGCTTCATCCGTGCTCAG GGAGATGCTGACGGTGCTCTGGATAGACTTTGgcaaaagaagaaagttgaagtcAGGCAGCAATAA
- the LOC103715096 gene encoding uncharacterized protein LOC103715096 isoform X2, producing MESAVVLRSFQGSLQPTPYAHSFLRKPAAVHICRAASKKSSFWRLHVEGWRNFSTMAKKRPSLLSVKASETTSAMTADADESLQGAIQKINAQNSTFPNGFETFVLEVCDQTNVAELKLKVGDFEMHLKRGIETPKVPTSIAPPIESPTTAPPIPSKPMVESAPAPPPAVSQKSDPTAISPFTNVSTAAKSKLAALEASGSNAYVLVSSPTVGSFRSGRTLKGKKQPPSCKEGDIIKDGQIIGFLDQFGNELPVRSDVEGEVLKVLLKDGEVVGYGDPLVAVLPSFHGIK from the exons ATGGAATCCGCTGTGGTTCTCCGATCCTTCCAAG GTTCCCTGCAGCCAACTCCATATGCACATTCTTTTCTTCGAAAGCCTGCTGCAGTTCATATTTGCAGAGCTGCTTCAAAAAAATCTTCATTTTGGAGACTTCATGTGGAAGGGTGGAGAAACTTCTCAACAATGGCTAAGAAGCGACCATCACTTTTGTCTGTAAAGGCTTCAGAAACTACATCAGCCATGACTGCTGATG CTGACGAGAGCTTGCAAGGGGCAATACAGAAGATAAATGCTCAGAATTCAACATTTCCAAATGGGTTTGAG ACATTCGTCCTGGAAGTGTGTGACCAGACAAATGTTGCAGAGCTAAAACTAAAG GTTGGTGACTTTGAAATGCATCTGAAAAGGGGTATAGAGACCCCAAAAGTTCCAACTTCAATTGCACCTCCTATTGAGTCACCAACTACAGCACCACCAATTCCAAGTAAGCCAATGGTTGAATCAGCTCCTGCTCCTCCGCCGGCTGTGTCACAGAAATCTGATCCAACAGCTATCAGTCCATTTACCAATGTGTCAACAGCAGCAAAATCAAAACTGGCAGCTTTAGAGGCTTCTGGATCAAATGCATATGTTCTAGTATCATCGCCTACG GTTGGCTCATTCCGAAGTGGAAGGACgttgaaaggaaaaaagcaGCCTCCTAGCTGTAAAGAG GGTGACATTATTAAAGATGGACAAATCATTGGCTTCTTGGATCAGTTTGGAAATGAGCTTCCTGTCAGA TCAGATGTTGAGGGAGAAGTCCTAAAGGTCCTTTTGAAGGATGGAG AAGTGGTTGGTTATGGAGACCCACTCGTTGCTGTCTTGCCTTCCTTCCATGGGATAAAATGA
- the LOC103715096 gene encoding uncharacterized protein LOC103715096 isoform X1 → MESAVVLRSFQGSLQPTPYAHSFLRKPAAVHICRAASKKSSFWRLHVEGWRNFSTMAKKRPSLLSVKASETTSAMTADAMSLDAADESLQGAIQKINAQNSTFPNGFETFVLEVCDQTNVAELKLKVGDFEMHLKRGIETPKVPTSIAPPIESPTTAPPIPSKPMVESAPAPPPAVSQKSDPTAISPFTNVSTAAKSKLAALEASGSNAYVLVSSPTVGSFRSGRTLKGKKQPPSCKEGDIIKDGQIIGFLDQFGNELPVRSDVEGEVLKVLLKDGEVVGYGDPLVAVLPSFHGIK, encoded by the exons ATGGAATCCGCTGTGGTTCTCCGATCCTTCCAAG GTTCCCTGCAGCCAACTCCATATGCACATTCTTTTCTTCGAAAGCCTGCTGCAGTTCATATTTGCAGAGCTGCTTCAAAAAAATCTTCATTTTGGAGACTTCATGTGGAAGGGTGGAGAAACTTCTCAACAATGGCTAAGAAGCGACCATCACTTTTGTCTGTAAAGGCTTCAGAAACTACATCAGCCATGACTGCTGATG CTATGTCTTTGGATGCAGCTGACGAGAGCTTGCAAGGGGCAATACAGAAGATAAATGCTCAGAATTCAACATTTCCAAATGGGTTTGAG ACATTCGTCCTGGAAGTGTGTGACCAGACAAATGTTGCAGAGCTAAAACTAAAG GTTGGTGACTTTGAAATGCATCTGAAAAGGGGTATAGAGACCCCAAAAGTTCCAACTTCAATTGCACCTCCTATTGAGTCACCAACTACAGCACCACCAATTCCAAGTAAGCCAATGGTTGAATCAGCTCCTGCTCCTCCGCCGGCTGTGTCACAGAAATCTGATCCAACAGCTATCAGTCCATTTACCAATGTGTCAACAGCAGCAAAATCAAAACTGGCAGCTTTAGAGGCTTCTGGATCAAATGCATATGTTCTAGTATCATCGCCTACG GTTGGCTCATTCCGAAGTGGAAGGACgttgaaaggaaaaaagcaGCCTCCTAGCTGTAAAGAG GGTGACATTATTAAAGATGGACAAATCATTGGCTTCTTGGATCAGTTTGGAAATGAGCTTCCTGTCAGA TCAGATGTTGAGGGAGAAGTCCTAAAGGTCCTTTTGAAGGATGGAG AAGTGGTTGGTTATGGAGACCCACTCGTTGCTGTCTTGCCTTCCTTCCATGGGATAAAATGA
- the LOC103715095 gene encoding protein LOW PSII ACCUMULATION 1, chloroplastic isoform X1 codes for MAMAAIGLHQQLLCCPGSRALSSYRPCLRSQKSRLVLVASSSSPPSPSSETSAQTAESCVNLGLSLFSKGRVKDALMQFENALSLNPKPIEAQAALYNKACCHAYRGEGRKAAECLRTALRDYNLKFGTILNDPDLASFRALPEFKELQEEARLGGEDIGYGFRRDLKLISEVQAPFRGVRRFFYVALTAAAGISMFFTVPRLLRAIKGGDDAPDIWETAGNAAINIGGIIVLVALFIWDNRKEEEQIAQISRDETLSRLPVRLSTNRIVELVQLRDTARPVILAGNKETVSRAIEKAERFRTELLKRGVLLIPVIWGDYRRTSVEKKGFGLPSKAAASVPSIGEDFEKRTQSIVAKTRLKSEVRFKAEIVSPNEWQRWIRDQQKSEGVTPGDDVYIILRLDGRVRRSGKGMPDWQQIVKELPPLEDLLSKLER; via the exons ATGGCGATGGCCGCTATTGGCCTCCACCAGCAGCTCCTTTGCTGCCCAGGGTCACGAGCCTTGTCCTCCTATAGACCTTGTCTCAGATCCCAAAAGAGTCGTCTCGTCCtcgtggcctcctcctcctctccgccGTCTCCCTCCTCGGAAACCAGCGCTCAGACCGCCGAGTCTTGTGTCAACTTGGGCCTTTCCCTTTTCTCCAAAGGAAGG GTAAAGGATGCTCTCATGCAGTTTGAAAATGCACTTTCTTTGAATCCAAAACCCATTGAAGCTCAAGCAGCACTGTATAACAAAGCCTGCTGCCATGCATACAG AGGGGAAGGTAGGAAAGCTGCAGAATGTTTGCGAACTGCTTTGCGAGATTACAATCTCAAGTTCGGCACTATTCTCAACGATCCTGACTTAGCCTCATTTAGAGCTTTGCCGGAATTTAAGGAATTACAGGAAGAG GCCAGGCTGGGAGGTGAAGATATAGGATATGGATTTCGAAGAGACCTCAAACTTATTAGTGAAGTTCAGGCACCATTTCGTGGTGTTAGAAGATTCTTCTATGTGGCACTTACAGCTGCTGCAGGAATTTCAATGTTTTTTACTGTTCCCAGACTCCTTCGTGCAATTAAAGGTGGTGATGATGCTCCTGATATCTGGGAGACTGCTGGAAATGCTGCCATTAACATTGGAG GCATCATTGTTCTTGTGGCATTGTTCATCTGGGACaatagaaaagaagaggaacagaTTGCTCAGATTTCACGAGATGAGACTCTCTCGAGATTGCCTGTGCGCCTTTCAACCAATAGGATTGTTGAACTCGTGCAACTCCGAGACACTGCTAGGCCA GTTATTCTGGCAGGGAATAAGGAGACAGTGTCTAGAGCTATTGAAAAGGCTGAGAGATTCCGAACTGAACTGCTTAAACGGGGTGTTCTTCTGATTCCTGTTATCTGGGGTGACTACAGACGAACTTCTGTTGAGAAAAAAGGCTTTGGTCTTCCTTCAAAAGCTGCTGCCTCTGTTCCTTCTATTGGG GAGGACTTTGAAAAGCGAACTCAATCTATAGTTGCAAAAACACGCCTGAAATCTGAAGTGCGCTTCAAAGCTGAGATTGTATCACCTAATGAATGGCAAAG GTGGATACGTGATCAACAAAAATCAGAGGGTGTTACTCCTGGTGATGATGTTTACATAATTCTACGTCTAGATGGCCGTGTTCGAAGATCAGGAAAG
- the LOC103715095 gene encoding protein LOW PSII ACCUMULATION 1, chloroplastic isoform X4 has protein sequence MAMAAIGLHQQLLCCPGSRALSSYRPCLRSQKSRLVLVASSSSPPSPSSETSAQTAESCVNLGLSLFSKGRVKDALMQFENALSLNPKPIEAQAALYNKACCHAYRGEGRKAAECLRTALRDYNLKFGTILNDPDLASFRALPEFKELQEEARLGGEDIGYGFRRDLKLISEVQAPFRGVRRFFYVALTAAAGISMFFTVPRLLRAIKGGDDAPDIWETAGNAAINIGGIIVLVALFIWDNRKEEEQIAQISRDETLSRLPVRLSTNRIVELVQLRDTARPVILAGNKETVSRAIEKAERFRTELLKRGVLLIPVIWGDYRRTSVEKKGFGLPSKAAASVPSIGFVCRPIFLIDRLSGTGICR, from the exons ATGGCGATGGCCGCTATTGGCCTCCACCAGCAGCTCCTTTGCTGCCCAGGGTCACGAGCCTTGTCCTCCTATAGACCTTGTCTCAGATCCCAAAAGAGTCGTCTCGTCCtcgtggcctcctcctcctctccgccGTCTCCCTCCTCGGAAACCAGCGCTCAGACCGCCGAGTCTTGTGTCAACTTGGGCCTTTCCCTTTTCTCCAAAGGAAGG GTAAAGGATGCTCTCATGCAGTTTGAAAATGCACTTTCTTTGAATCCAAAACCCATTGAAGCTCAAGCAGCACTGTATAACAAAGCCTGCTGCCATGCATACAG AGGGGAAGGTAGGAAAGCTGCAGAATGTTTGCGAACTGCTTTGCGAGATTACAATCTCAAGTTCGGCACTATTCTCAACGATCCTGACTTAGCCTCATTTAGAGCTTTGCCGGAATTTAAGGAATTACAGGAAGAG GCCAGGCTGGGAGGTGAAGATATAGGATATGGATTTCGAAGAGACCTCAAACTTATTAGTGAAGTTCAGGCACCATTTCGTGGTGTTAGAAGATTCTTCTATGTGGCACTTACAGCTGCTGCAGGAATTTCAATGTTTTTTACTGTTCCCAGACTCCTTCGTGCAATTAAAGGTGGTGATGATGCTCCTGATATCTGGGAGACTGCTGGAAATGCTGCCATTAACATTGGAG GCATCATTGTTCTTGTGGCATTGTTCATCTGGGACaatagaaaagaagaggaacagaTTGCTCAGATTTCACGAGATGAGACTCTCTCGAGATTGCCTGTGCGCCTTTCAACCAATAGGATTGTTGAACTCGTGCAACTCCGAGACACTGCTAGGCCA GTTATTCTGGCAGGGAATAAGGAGACAGTGTCTAGAGCTATTGAAAAGGCTGAGAGATTCCGAACTGAACTGCTTAAACGGGGTGTTCTTCTGATTCCTGTTATCTGGGGTGACTACAGACGAACTTCTGTTGAGAAAAAAGGCTTTGGTCTTCCTTCAAAAGCTGCTGCCTCTGTTCCTTCTATTGGG TTTGTCTGCAGGCCTATCTTTCTGATTGATCGCTTGTCTGGTACTGGGATTTGCCGGTGA
- the LOC103715095 gene encoding protein LOW PSII ACCUMULATION 1, chloroplastic isoform X2: MAMAAIGLHQQLLCCPGSRALSSYRPCLRSQKSRLVLVASSSSPPSPSSETSAQTAESCVNLGLSLFSKGRVKDALMQFENALSLNPKPIEAQAALYNKACCHAYRLGGEDIGYGFRRDLKLISEVQAPFRGVRRFFYVALTAAAGISMFFTVPRLLRAIKGGDDAPDIWETAGNAAINIGGIIVLVALFIWDNRKEEEQIAQISRDETLSRLPVRLSTNRIVELVQLRDTARPVILAGNKETVSRAIEKAERFRTELLKRGVLLIPVIWGDYRRTSVEKKGFGLPSKAAASVPSIGEDFEKRTQSIVAKTRLKSEVRFKAEIVSPNEWQRWIRDQQKSEGVTPGDDVYIILRLDGRVRRSGKGMPDWQQIVKELPPLEDLLSKLER, encoded by the exons ATGGCGATGGCCGCTATTGGCCTCCACCAGCAGCTCCTTTGCTGCCCAGGGTCACGAGCCTTGTCCTCCTATAGACCTTGTCTCAGATCCCAAAAGAGTCGTCTCGTCCtcgtggcctcctcctcctctccgccGTCTCCCTCCTCGGAAACCAGCGCTCAGACCGCCGAGTCTTGTGTCAACTTGGGCCTTTCCCTTTTCTCCAAAGGAAGG GTAAAGGATGCTCTCATGCAGTTTGAAAATGCACTTTCTTTGAATCCAAAACCCATTGAAGCTCAAGCAGCACTGTATAACAAAGCCTGCTGCCATGCATACAG GCTGGGAGGTGAAGATATAGGATATGGATTTCGAAGAGACCTCAAACTTATTAGTGAAGTTCAGGCACCATTTCGTGGTGTTAGAAGATTCTTCTATGTGGCACTTACAGCTGCTGCAGGAATTTCAATGTTTTTTACTGTTCCCAGACTCCTTCGTGCAATTAAAGGTGGTGATGATGCTCCTGATATCTGGGAGACTGCTGGAAATGCTGCCATTAACATTGGAG GCATCATTGTTCTTGTGGCATTGTTCATCTGGGACaatagaaaagaagaggaacagaTTGCTCAGATTTCACGAGATGAGACTCTCTCGAGATTGCCTGTGCGCCTTTCAACCAATAGGATTGTTGAACTCGTGCAACTCCGAGACACTGCTAGGCCA GTTATTCTGGCAGGGAATAAGGAGACAGTGTCTAGAGCTATTGAAAAGGCTGAGAGATTCCGAACTGAACTGCTTAAACGGGGTGTTCTTCTGATTCCTGTTATCTGGGGTGACTACAGACGAACTTCTGTTGAGAAAAAAGGCTTTGGTCTTCCTTCAAAAGCTGCTGCCTCTGTTCCTTCTATTGGG GAGGACTTTGAAAAGCGAACTCAATCTATAGTTGCAAAAACACGCCTGAAATCTGAAGTGCGCTTCAAAGCTGAGATTGTATCACCTAATGAATGGCAAAG GTGGATACGTGATCAACAAAAATCAGAGGGTGTTACTCCTGGTGATGATGTTTACATAATTCTACGTCTAGATGGCCGTGTTCGAAGATCAGGAAAG
- the LOC103715095 gene encoding protein LOW PSII ACCUMULATION 1, chloroplastic isoform X3 has protein sequence MVKDALMQFENALSLNPKPIEAQAALYNKACCHAYRGEGRKAAECLRTALRDYNLKFGTILNDPDLASFRALPEFKELQEEARLGGEDIGYGFRRDLKLISEVQAPFRGVRRFFYVALTAAAGISMFFTVPRLLRAIKGGDDAPDIWETAGNAAINIGGIIVLVALFIWDNRKEEEQIAQISRDETLSRLPVRLSTNRIVELVQLRDTARPVILAGNKETVSRAIEKAERFRTELLKRGVLLIPVIWGDYRRTSVEKKGFGLPSKAAASVPSIGEDFEKRTQSIVAKTRLKSEVRFKAEIVSPNEWQRWIRDQQKSEGVTPGDDVYIILRLDGRVRRSGKGMPDWQQIVKELPPLEDLLSKLER, from the exons ATG GTAAAGGATGCTCTCATGCAGTTTGAAAATGCACTTTCTTTGAATCCAAAACCCATTGAAGCTCAAGCAGCACTGTATAACAAAGCCTGCTGCCATGCATACAG AGGGGAAGGTAGGAAAGCTGCAGAATGTTTGCGAACTGCTTTGCGAGATTACAATCTCAAGTTCGGCACTATTCTCAACGATCCTGACTTAGCCTCATTTAGAGCTTTGCCGGAATTTAAGGAATTACAGGAAGAG GCCAGGCTGGGAGGTGAAGATATAGGATATGGATTTCGAAGAGACCTCAAACTTATTAGTGAAGTTCAGGCACCATTTCGTGGTGTTAGAAGATTCTTCTATGTGGCACTTACAGCTGCTGCAGGAATTTCAATGTTTTTTACTGTTCCCAGACTCCTTCGTGCAATTAAAGGTGGTGATGATGCTCCTGATATCTGGGAGACTGCTGGAAATGCTGCCATTAACATTGGAG GCATCATTGTTCTTGTGGCATTGTTCATCTGGGACaatagaaaagaagaggaacagaTTGCTCAGATTTCACGAGATGAGACTCTCTCGAGATTGCCTGTGCGCCTTTCAACCAATAGGATTGTTGAACTCGTGCAACTCCGAGACACTGCTAGGCCA GTTATTCTGGCAGGGAATAAGGAGACAGTGTCTAGAGCTATTGAAAAGGCTGAGAGATTCCGAACTGAACTGCTTAAACGGGGTGTTCTTCTGATTCCTGTTATCTGGGGTGACTACAGACGAACTTCTGTTGAGAAAAAAGGCTTTGGTCTTCCTTCAAAAGCTGCTGCCTCTGTTCCTTCTATTGGG GAGGACTTTGAAAAGCGAACTCAATCTATAGTTGCAAAAACACGCCTGAAATCTGAAGTGCGCTTCAAAGCTGAGATTGTATCACCTAATGAATGGCAAAG GTGGATACGTGATCAACAAAAATCAGAGGGTGTTACTCCTGGTGATGATGTTTACATAATTCTACGTCTAGATGGCCGTGTTCGAAGATCAGGAAAG